Sequence from the Oceanispirochaeta sp. genome:
TTGTTTCGGGAACAGAAATGATCGGATATGCAGATCTTGGAAAATCAATGGTTATCAAGGAAGATCTGAGACCTGATAATGATGTTGTCTTCTATCAAGCCCCGGTCAAAGAAACCATGCTGGATTTCGAAGAGGGCAGTTTCGCCATCTTCTTTCCATCCGATGTTCATAGACCCGGATGTTTGTCCGGTCAGAAAACAGTAATACGAAAAGTAGTTATGAAAATAAAATATGATCAAATTGTCTAATTTTTTATTTCATACTTCATAATTAGGGCTATCAACTTCCGTTAGAGGGTTTATGTGAATGTTGATGGTCTGTTTATATATATAAAACTCTAATGATATAAACCCCGAAATATTATTAAAATCACAGGGAGATTCAATGGCTGCTTCATATACAATACCGGTACTCGAAAAGGCATTTGCAGTTATTGGATGTATATCTGAGCATGACGATGGCCTGACTCTCAGTGATATAGTTAAAAAGCTCGAGGCACCTAAATCCACAGTATTTAAAATACTGCACACCCTTGAGAAAGAACTTATTCTTGAAAAAATGAAAGACAGATATTTCCTGGGAAGCATGCTGATTCATTATGGTCTGCACACCCTTTCGCAGCGCGATCTCAAGACTGTGTCCAGGCCTTTTCTCAATGCATTGATGAACGAAACCGGAGAAACAGCCCACCTCGCGGTTCCTGTTGGAATGCAGACTATGATTTTAGATGTTGAATTAACAACCCATCCAATACGATTCACATCTCCGGTAGGCAGCTTGTTCCCTCTATACTGCACATCCCATGGAAAACTATTTCTTGCTTATAGTGAAGATTATAGCTTTGATGAATATATTTCCGAAAACACCCTGTGTTACCGCACCAAGTACACAATTACAGATCCGGAAACCCTGCGGACCGAATTAGACGTCATAAAAAAACAGGGATTTTCCATGGATGAAGTTGAGTTTATTGATGATATCCGATGCTGTGCCGCCCCTGTCTTTGATGACAAAGGGAGCTGTATCGGAGCCATAGGCATAACCTCAACGACCATTACCTTCGGAA
This genomic interval carries:
- a CDS encoding YhcH/YjgK/YiaL family protein: MILGHINHLDELKTYPKIIQKALQYLADTDFTKMEIGTYELDGKNLFALVQEMETDSVVNRKPESHSLYVDIQYLVSGTEMIGYADLGKSMVIKEDLRPDNDVVFYQAPVKETMLDFEEGSFAIFFPSDVHRPGCLSGQKTVIRKVVMKIKYDQIV
- a CDS encoding IclR family transcriptional regulator; this translates as MAASYTIPVLEKAFAVIGCISEHDDGLTLSDIVKKLEAPKSTVFKILHTLEKELILEKMKDRYFLGSMLIHYGLHTLSQRDLKTVSRPFLNALMNETGETAHLAVPVGMQTMILDVELTTHPIRFTSPVGSLFPLYCTSHGKLFLAYSEDYSFDEYISENTLCYRTKYTITDPETLRTELDVIKKQGFSMDEVEFIDDIRCCAAPVFDDKGSCIGAIGITSTTITFGKERIDEISKSVKKIAMKISAEMGHSGSRDRTV